One window of the Natronomonas marina genome contains the following:
- a CDS encoding GMC family oxidoreductase translates to MGRRSHDYVVVGAGAAGCVLANRLSVDHDVLLLEAGDPPRDPRVGIPAAFGDLLKTDLDRAYYTTPQRHLDGRRCYWPRGKTLGGSTAINAQLYVRGHPADYDRWAEAGNDGWAYEDVLPYFRRAEHNERLDDAYHGRDGPRNVADLRDPNVLSQAFVDSAVAAGYPHNDDFNGARQEGVGLYQVTQRDGQRHSAADAYLTPVLDRRDLTVRTGAEVTRVRFEDGRAVGVAYRRDGDRYLADADREVVLSAGAVDSPKLLLLSGVGPADHLREHGIDVVADRPGVGRNLQDHLFVPVIYEATDPVSLDEADTFPNVLWNAARYLLGRRGPLTSNVAEAGGFVRTDPDLRAPDLQFHFGPVHFVDHGFERRPGHHFGAGPTLVRPESRGRLELRSADPADPPRIDPNYLAERRDLSVLVEGVRRVREIAAEPPLDDYRGTEVHPGADATDDEAIAEHVAATAQTIYHPAGTCRMGDDGMAVVDDRLRVHGVEGLRVVDASVMPTVVGGNTDAPTTMIAERAADLIRDGQAVE, encoded by the coding sequence ATGGGTCGACGCTCCCACGACTACGTCGTCGTCGGCGCGGGCGCCGCGGGGTGTGTCCTCGCCAACCGCCTCTCCGTGGACCACGACGTCCTGCTGCTGGAGGCCGGTGATCCGCCGCGGGACCCCCGCGTCGGGATTCCCGCGGCGTTCGGCGACCTCCTGAAGACCGACCTCGACCGCGCGTACTACACGACGCCACAGCGACACCTCGACGGCCGCCGGTGTTACTGGCCGCGCGGGAAGACCCTCGGCGGGTCGACGGCCATCAACGCCCAGTTGTACGTCCGCGGCCACCCCGCCGATTACGACCGGTGGGCCGAGGCCGGCAACGATGGGTGGGCCTACGAGGACGTCCTGCCGTACTTCAGGCGCGCCGAGCACAACGAGCGACTCGACGACGCCTATCACGGCCGGGACGGACCCCGGAACGTCGCGGACCTCCGGGACCCGAACGTGCTCTCGCAGGCGTTCGTCGACAGCGCCGTCGCCGCCGGCTACCCCCACAACGACGACTTCAACGGCGCCCGCCAGGAGGGGGTCGGTCTCTATCAGGTGACCCAGCGGGACGGCCAGCGCCACAGCGCCGCGGACGCCTACCTGACGCCGGTCCTCGACCGCCGGGACCTGACAGTCCGGACCGGCGCCGAGGTGACCCGCGTCCGCTTCGAGGACGGCCGGGCCGTCGGCGTCGCCTACCGCCGCGACGGCGACCGATATCTCGCCGACGCCGACCGCGAGGTCGTCCTGTCGGCCGGCGCCGTCGACTCGCCGAAACTGCTGCTTTTGTCCGGCGTCGGCCCCGCCGACCACCTGCGGGAGCACGGCATCGACGTCGTCGCCGACCGGCCCGGCGTCGGGCGGAACCTGCAGGACCACCTCTTCGTGCCCGTCATCTACGAGGCGACCGACCCGGTCAGCCTCGACGAGGCCGACACCTTCCCGAACGTCCTGTGGAACGCCGCCCGGTACCTGCTCGGCCGCCGCGGGCCGCTGACCTCCAACGTCGCCGAGGCCGGCGGGTTCGTCCGGACCGACCCCGACCTGCGCGCGCCGGACCTGCAGTTCCACTTTGGGCCGGTCCACTTCGTCGACCACGGCTTCGAGCGCCGCCCGGGCCACCACTTCGGCGCCGGGCCGACGCTCGTCCGCCCGGAGAGCCGCGGTCGCCTCGAACTCCGGTCGGCCGACCCGGCCGACCCGCCGCGAATCGACCCGAACTACCTCGCCGAACGCCGGGACCTGTCCGTCCTCGTCGAGGGCGTCCGCCGCGTCCGGGAGATAGCCGCCGAACCGCCGCTGGACGACTACCGGGGCACGGAGGTCCACCCCGGCGCCGACGCCACCGACGACGAGGCCATCGCCGAACACGTCGCCGCGACGGCCCAGACCATCTATCACCCGGCGGGGACCTGCCGGATGGGCGACGACGGGATGGCGGTGGTCGACGACCGCCTCCGGGTCCACGGCGTCGAGGGCCTCCGCGTGGTCGACGCCTCGGTCATGCCGACGGTCGTCGGGGGCAACACGGACGCGCCGACGACGATGATAGCCGAGCGCGCGGCCGACCTGATACGGGACGGGCAGGCTGTCGAATAG
- a CDS encoding GtrA family protein, with amino-acid sequence MTTADPDDRPEASDASADGAAPGPVELLQDRARALVAADRIGQFVSVGVAGATLETIIVALLTTGLLAVTAPPLAAKAVGAEASITLMFLLNDRWTFADEGETGLGSLLRRYGKSHVVRLGGLSVAFGALFVLTSLTDVTLVVGGANLWPTVANGIAIGVGMTLNYVAESLVTWRVQDAR; translated from the coding sequence GTGACGACGGCCGACCCCGACGACCGCCCGGAAGCCAGCGACGCCTCGGCCGACGGGGCCGCGCCAGGGCCGGTCGAACTCCTCCAGGACCGCGCCCGCGCGCTGGTGGCCGCCGACCGCATCGGCCAGTTCGTCTCCGTCGGCGTCGCGGGCGCGACCTTGGAGACCATCATCGTCGCGCTTCTGACGACCGGCTTGCTCGCGGTGACGGCGCCGCCGCTCGCCGCGAAGGCCGTCGGCGCCGAGGCCTCCATCACGCTGATGTTCCTGCTGAACGACCGCTGGACGTTCGCCGACGAGGGCGAGACTGGCCTGGGGTCGCTCCTCCGCCGGTACGGCAAGTCCCACGTCGTCCGGCTGGGCGGGCTGTCGGTCGCCTTCGGGGCGCTGTTCGTCCTCACGTCGCTGACCGACGTCACCCTCGTCGTCGGCGGTGCGAACCTGTGGCCGACCGTCGCCAACGGCATCGCCATCGGCGTCGGGATGACGCTCAACTACGTCGCCGAATCGCTGGTGACGTGGCGGGTGCAGGACGCACGGTAG
- a CDS encoding NUDIX domain-containing protein, translating to MAWTAETDRVDYCPTCGADLDTETVEGRAVPHCPACDLRLYRNPVPVAQATVVDGDRALLIERGAAPHAGEWALPGGHVERGESPAACATRELREETGLSATAADLRLVGDGFLEFEGGAAMVSFNYAVPAAATAGTLQAADDAADARFWSREEIRRESPRLRASGREQVLEAIDDLGEG from the coding sequence ATGGCGTGGACCGCCGAGACCGACCGGGTGGACTACTGTCCGACCTGTGGCGCCGACCTCGACACCGAGACGGTCGAGGGGCGAGCGGTGCCGCACTGTCCGGCCTGCGACCTGCGGCTGTACCGCAACCCGGTGCCGGTCGCCCAGGCGACGGTCGTCGACGGCGACCGTGCGCTGTTGATCGAGCGCGGCGCGGCGCCGCACGCCGGCGAGTGGGCGCTCCCCGGCGGCCACGTCGAGCGCGGGGAGTCGCCGGCGGCGTGTGCGACCCGCGAACTCCGAGAGGAGACCGGGCTGTCGGCCACGGCGGCTGACCTGCGACTCGTCGGTGACGGCTTCCTCGAGTTCGAGGGCGGCGCCGCGATGGTGTCGTTCAACTACGCGGTGCCGGCCGCCGCGACGGCGGGCACACTGCAGGCGGCCGACGACGCGGCCGACGCCCGGTTCTGGTCTCGCGAGGAGATTCGACGCGAGTCCCCGCGGCTCCGGGCGTCGGGCCGCGAGCAGGTTCTCGAGGCCATCGACGACCTCGGGGAGGGCTGA
- a CDS encoding DUF2298 domain-containing protein produces MEYGLVVLWLAMYLILGLAALPLAAALFPRLDGRGAIFAIPVGLAVVAVVGHLVGHLAFGWPALLAGLAAVVGASAVLGDADAVEERAYGEASAVFAVAFLFLVAIRSFNPAIAPLPVAIGEKMLDFGLVQSSLRAGALPPDDMWFAGKAVQYHYGGHMLSALLTRLTGTGPQFAYNLALAGFYAALVTAAYGLAGAVAAARDVPRRAAAGLGAFFVGVAGNLHTAGQVAGWLLPGDLVAGLPGVPESAASWNPSAFSYFDASRVLPVRPDDPSVDFLAATEFPLFAWLNGDLHAHMMSQPFLLLSVALLFSYWRAEPSTRRLVLFGALPPVVGLVALFNLWSFPTALGVTFLALAFAPGDATALFGSYGEGIFEDRGPVGEEAARLGVAALGTVAVLLGALAWTLPYWVGVVAGGPDQTLAYWEPWTPLGPLLVVHGAFLAVFAAYLARRLATGRVPPAAVLLGGLGLLAVVTVLGAPALGLTLPFLLGGWWLLRTRPETGFPLVLVVAGAGLVLLVELVTIEGERFNVIFKPYAHVWLLWSVAAAVLLPMLARGRPALGLDVDRDRLRKTGTVLTVALVALTGLYAGFAVPAAVDNEPVGADGPTLDGTAYAGALYPDEAAAIEWLNRQPGRRTIVTAAPGGYRWQPQEGKGASAPASLTGHPTVLGWFHERQYRGDEPYEKRLADVRTIYQGSTDEQSDLFDRYDVRYVYVGPAERNRYDVAVTDHPDLDVAFREGDVTIYEVQR; encoded by the coding sequence ATGGAATACGGGCTCGTCGTGCTGTGGCTCGCCATGTACCTGATACTCGGGCTGGCCGCGCTCCCGCTCGCGGCCGCGCTCTTTCCTCGACTCGACGGCCGCGGGGCGATTTTCGCGATTCCGGTCGGTCTCGCCGTCGTCGCCGTCGTCGGCCACCTCGTCGGCCATCTCGCCTTCGGGTGGCCGGCACTGCTGGCCGGTCTCGCCGCGGTCGTCGGCGCCAGCGCCGTCCTCGGCGACGCCGACGCCGTCGAGGAACGCGCCTACGGCGAGGCGTCGGCCGTCTTCGCGGTCGCCTTCCTCTTTCTGGTCGCCATCCGGTCCTTCAACCCCGCAATCGCGCCGCTGCCGGTCGCCATCGGCGAGAAGATGCTCGACTTCGGGCTGGTCCAGTCCTCGCTGCGGGCCGGGGCGCTGCCCCCCGATGACATGTGGTTCGCGGGAAAGGCCGTCCAGTACCACTACGGCGGGCACATGCTGTCGGCGCTCTTGACGCGCCTCACCGGGACGGGGCCGCAGTTCGCGTACAATCTCGCCCTGGCTGGCTTCTACGCGGCGCTGGTCACCGCGGCCTACGGGCTGGCGGGCGCCGTCGCCGCCGCCCGCGACGTCCCGCGCCGGGCGGCGGCCGGTCTCGGCGCGTTCTTCGTCGGCGTCGCCGGCAACCTCCACACCGCCGGCCAGGTGGCCGGGTGGCTGCTCCCCGGCGACCTGGTGGCGGGGCTGCCGGGCGTCCCCGAGAGCGCCGCCTCGTGGAACCCCTCGGCGTTCTCCTACTTCGACGCCAGCCGCGTCCTCCCGGTCCGCCCGGACGACCCCTCCGTCGACTTCCTGGCCGCGACGGAGTTCCCGCTCTTCGCCTGGCTCAACGGCGACCTGCACGCCCACATGATGAGCCAGCCATTCCTGCTCCTCTCCGTCGCGCTGCTGTTCAGTTACTGGCGCGCCGAACCGTCGACCCGACGGCTGGTGCTGTTCGGCGCGCTGCCGCCCGTCGTGGGGCTGGTCGCCCTGTTCAACCTCTGGTCGTTCCCGACCGCGCTGGGGGTGACGTTCCTGGCGCTCGCCTTCGCCCCCGGCGACGCGACGGCCCTGTTCGGGTCGTACGGCGAGGGCATCTTCGAGGACCGCGGGCCGGTCGGCGAGGAGGCGGCCCGCCTCGGCGTCGCCGCCCTCGGGACCGTCGCCGTCTTGCTCGGCGCCCTCGCGTGGACGCTGCCCTACTGGGTCGGCGTCGTCGCCGGCGGTCCCGACCAGACGCTCGCCTACTGGGAGCCGTGGACGCCGCTGGGACCGCTCCTCGTCGTCCACGGGGCCTTCCTCGCGGTCTTCGCGGCCTACCTCGCCCGTCGGCTGGCGACCGGGCGGGTCCCTCCGGCGGCGGTCCTGCTCGGCGGACTCGGCCTCCTCGCGGTCGTGACGGTCCTCGGGGCGCCCGCGCTCGGCCTGACGCTGCCCTTCCTGCTGGGGGGCTGGTGGCTGCTGCGGACCCGCCCGGAGACGGGCTTTCCGCTCGTGCTCGTCGTCGCCGGGGCGGGGCTGGTCCTGCTCGTCGAACTCGTCACCATCGAGGGCGAGCGGTTCAACGTCATCTTCAAGCCGTACGCCCACGTCTGGCTGCTCTGGTCGGTGGCGGCCGCGGTACTGTTGCCGATGCTGGCCCGGGGCCGGCCCGCGCTCGGTCTCGACGTCGACCGGGACCGCCTCCGGAAGACGGGAACCGTCCTCACCGTCGCACTCGTCGCGCTGACGGGGCTGTACGCCGGCTTCGCGGTGCCGGCCGCGGTGGACAACGAGCCGGTCGGCGCCGACGGCCCGACGCTGGACGGGACGGCCTACGCGGGCGCACTCTACCCCGATGAGGCCGCCGCCATCGAGTGGCTGAACCGGCAGCCCGGCCGCCGGACCATCGTGACCGCCGCCCCCGGCGGCTACCGGTGGCAACCACAGGAGGGCAAGGGCGCCTCCGCGCCCGCGAGTCTCACCGGACATCCGACCGTCCTCGGGTGGTTCCACGAGCGACAGTACCGCGGCGACGAACCCTACGAGAAGCGCCTCGCCGACGTCCGAACCATCTACCAGGGGTCGACCGACGAGCAGTCCGACCTGTTCGACCGCTACGATGTCCGGTACGTCTACGTCGGGCCCGCCGAGCGCAACCGGTACGACGTCGCGGTTACCGACCACCCGGACCTCGATGTGGCCTTCCGGGAGGGCGACGTCACGATATACGAGGTCCAGCGCTGA
- a CDS encoding 5-(carboxyamino)imidazole ribonucleotide synthase, with protein MTHTTPAATLGVVGGGQLARMLGEAAGPLGVEVVVSDPTPDCPAAPVVRDQVVGDFDDYDAIRELAERADVLTFEIELADPDAMERVSEATGTPVHPDPDTLRTIQDKLVQNRALADAGIAVPAFRGVDTAAELRAAGEELGWPLMLKAREGGYDGRGNFPVEGPDEADEAIAETGPALAEELVDFERELAVIGVKGNDEVRAFPVTETVHEEEILRELVTPARTSAAVRERAREVALDVLETLDGRGVYGIELFETRDGSILVNEIAPRPHNSGHWTIEGAHSSQFEQHARAVLGWPLGSAERRAPSVTTNILGDIESPEPAELSGVESVLSTPEASLHWYGKREVRPLRKMGHVTLSDADSDAETLLERARELRDGLTFE; from the coding sequence ATGACTCACACGACACCTGCGGCCACGCTGGGCGTCGTCGGCGGCGGCCAACTCGCCCGGATGCTGGGGGAGGCGGCTGGGCCTCTCGGCGTCGAGGTGGTGGTCTCGGACCCGACGCCGGACTGCCCGGCCGCGCCGGTGGTCCGCGACCAGGTCGTCGGCGACTTCGACGATTACGACGCCATCCGCGAACTCGCCGAGCGTGCCGACGTCCTCACCTTCGAAATCGAGTTGGCCGACCCGGACGCCATGGAGCGGGTCAGTGAGGCGACGGGGACGCCGGTCCACCCCGACCCCGACACGCTGCGGACCATCCAGGACAAACTGGTCCAGAACCGCGCGCTCGCCGACGCCGGAATCGCGGTCCCGGCGTTCCGAGGCGTCGACACCGCGGCCGAACTCCGGGCGGCCGGCGAGGAACTCGGCTGGCCGCTGATGCTGAAGGCCCGCGAGGGCGGCTACGACGGCCGCGGCAACTTCCCCGTCGAGGGCCCCGACGAGGCCGACGAGGCCATCGCCGAGACCGGGCCGGCGCTGGCCGAGGAACTGGTCGACTTCGAGCGCGAACTGGCCGTCATCGGCGTGAAGGGCAACGACGAGGTCAGGGCCTTCCCGGTCACCGAGACGGTCCACGAGGAGGAAATCCTCCGGGAACTCGTGACACCGGCCCGGACCAGTGCGGCCGTCCGCGAGCGCGCCCGCGAGGTGGCCCTCGACGTCCTCGAGACCCTGGACGGCCGCGGCGTCTACGGTATCGAACTGTTCGAGACACGGGACGGAAGCATCCTCGTCAACGAGATCGCGCCCCGGCCGCACAACTCCGGCCACTGGACCATCGAGGGCGCCCACAGTTCCCAGTTCGAACAGCACGCCCGCGCCGTGCTGGGGTGGCCGCTGGGGTCGGCCGAGCGGCGCGCGCCCTCCGTGACGACGAACATCCTGGGGGACATCGAGTCGCCCGAACCCGCGGAGCTGTCCGGCGTCGAGTCGGTGCTGTCGACGCCGGAGGCGTCGCTGCACTGGTACGGCAAGCGCGAGGTCCGGCCGCTGCGGAAGATGGGCCACGTGACGCTTTCGGACGCGGATTCGGACGCGGAGACGCTGCTGGAGCGGGCACGCGAACTCCGGGACGGGTTGACGTTCGAGTGA
- a CDS encoding HAD family hydrolase, which translates to MAALFERELAACEPPAGAGADLGRLAGSHRLGVLTNGVPAWQRAKLDASGLAEHFDAVVVSYEAGAHKPAAAPYRLAEERLPADAYAMVGDSDDDVEGAAAAGWSARRYEGEGFGDLPASLPW; encoded by the coding sequence GTGGCGGCGCTGTTCGAGCGGGAACTGGCGGCCTGCGAGCCGCCGGCCGGCGCCGGCGCGGACCTCGGGCGGCTGGCCGGGAGCCACCGGCTCGGCGTCCTCACGAACGGCGTCCCGGCGTGGCAACGGGCGAAACTCGACGCCAGCGGCCTCGCCGAGCACTTCGACGCCGTCGTCGTCTCCTACGAGGCGGGCGCCCACAAGCCGGCCGCCGCACCCTACCGGCTCGCCGAGGAGCGGCTTCCGGCCGACGCCTACGCGATGGTCGGCGACAGCGACGACGACGTCGAGGGCGCGGCGGCGGCGGGCTGGAGCGCCCGCCGCTACGAGGGCGAGGGGTTCGGCGATTTGCCCGCGTCGCTCCCGTGGTAG
- a CDS encoding CPBP family intramembrane glutamic endopeptidase, whose amino-acid sequence MATLHPRLPTAESLRPLEGRVLESAVLALLPVVLTSAAFAAHAVLVGPGREYTAVDASLVYGAALAVVGAGLYIRLSGAARRAVFAFDRPDGRELAATLAAFVVGILLFPVVTAAAEVVGLPPMGGFDYALSDPVTVAIVVVGSVVLAPLVEEVLFRGYLLGALLARGLHPAVAGAVVVVLFGAMHIVSLGPTGVLFTAVWGVLPTALRLYFDDLTSAWLLHLLNNAYAYVLVVALF is encoded by the coding sequence ATGGCAACCCTCCACCCGCGACTGCCGACCGCGGAGTCGCTCCGTCCCCTCGAGGGCCGCGTCCTCGAGAGCGCCGTCCTGGCGCTGCTGCCCGTCGTCCTCACCTCCGCCGCCTTCGCGGCCCACGCCGTCCTCGTGGGACCGGGGCGGGAGTACACGGCGGTCGACGCCTCGCTCGTCTACGGGGCGGCGCTGGCGGTCGTCGGCGCCGGTCTCTACATCAGGCTCTCCGGGGCGGCGCGGCGGGCCGTCTTCGCCTTCGACCGCCCGGACGGGCGGGAACTGGCGGCCACGCTCGCGGCGTTCGTCGTCGGTATCCTGCTGTTCCCGGTCGTCACCGCGGCCGCCGAGGTCGTCGGTCTCCCGCCGATGGGTGGCTTCGACTACGCGCTGTCGGACCCGGTGACCGTCGCCATCGTCGTCGTCGGCAGCGTCGTCCTCGCGCCGCTCGTCGAGGAGGTGCTGTTCCGGGGCTACCTGCTCGGCGCGCTGCTGGCCCGCGGGCTCCACCCCGCCGTCGCCGGTGCGGTCGTCGTCGTCCTGTTCGGCGCGATGCACATCGTCAGTCTCGGACCGACGGGCGTCCTCTTCACCGCCGTCTGGGGCGTCCTCCCGACCGCGCTGCGACTCTACTTCGACGACCTGACGAGCGCGTGGCTGTTGCATCTGCTCAACAACGCCTACGCCTACGTGCTCGTGGTGGCGCTGTTCTGA
- a CDS encoding glycosyltransferase, whose product MTRLGIVVPAFRPDVDRLEAYLRELVTELDPAALRLELDDPTAATVEAVAAIEVPGLEVNTVPYRRGKGAAVTAGFEALSTDRLAFADADGSTPAPEMARVVGALDDIDLAVGSRRHPDAEVVGHQTFARRFLGDGFAWLARRLLAADLYDYQCGAKAIRAEAWATVRDHLYEPGFAWDVELVAMAAALECRVREVPIEWEDQPGSTVEPVSTALDLGAALLTARHRAKRLQDSRLHGAIAARREETALVDRTPEERGGHGQ is encoded by the coding sequence ATGACCCGCCTCGGGATCGTCGTCCCCGCCTTCCGTCCCGATGTCGACCGGCTCGAGGCGTACCTCCGCGAGCTGGTCACCGAACTCGACCCCGCCGCCCTCCGGCTCGAACTCGACGACCCGACCGCCGCCACCGTCGAGGCCGTCGCCGCCATCGAGGTGCCCGGCCTCGAGGTGAACACGGTCCCGTACCGTCGCGGGAAGGGCGCCGCCGTCACCGCCGGGTTCGAGGCGCTCTCGACCGACCGGCTGGCCTTCGCCGACGCTGACGGGAGTACCCCCGCCCCGGAGATGGCCCGCGTCGTCGGCGCCCTCGACGACATCGACCTCGCGGTCGGCTCCCGCCGCCACCCCGACGCCGAGGTGGTCGGCCACCAGACGTTCGCCCGCCGGTTCCTCGGCGACGGCTTTGCGTGGCTGGCCCGAAGGCTGCTCGCCGCGGACCTCTACGACTACCAGTGCGGCGCGAAGGCCATCCGGGCCGAAGCCTGGGCGACCGTCCGGGACCACCTCTACGAACCCGGCTTCGCCTGGGACGTCGAACTCGTTGCGATGGCCGCCGCGCTGGAGTGTCGGGTCCGGGAGGTCCCCATCGAGTGGGAGGACCAGCCCGGCTCGACCGTCGAACCGGTGTCGACCGCGCTCGATCTGGGGGCGGCGCTCTTGACCGCCCGCCACCGCGCAAAGCGCCTGCAGGACAGCCGCCTGCACGGGGCCATCGCCGCACGGCGCGAGGAGACGGCGCTCGTCGACCGGACGCCGGAGGAGCGGGGAGGCCACGGGCAGTGA
- a CDS encoding redox-regulated ATPase YchF codes for MLSVALAGKPNAGKSTFYKAATMADVDVGNYPFTTIDANRGVSHVRTRCPCLDLDERCGNDDCHDGKRYVPVELLDVAGLVPGAHEGKGLGNQFLDALSNADVILNVVDASGGTNEEGEPVEAGSYDPVQDVEFVETEMDLWLASIVEDNWETVERGSRSPEFDFEDALTDVLTGVGATEYDVMAVLREMEYSTDPMAWDDADREELARRIRERTKPIVVVANKADVAPEGNVERLREAADRVVAATAEGELALRKAVEAGVVDYDPGDEEFEITGELSDAQTKGLERVREVMVEFGGTGVQAALDEAVYDLLDRITVYPVQNETRWTDGQGNVLPDAFLLRNDATPPDLAFAVHSDIGEGYLHAVDARDGRRVGEDHDLSEGDVIKVVSTAN; via the coding sequence ATGCTCTCTGTCGCTCTGGCCGGCAAGCCCAACGCCGGCAAATCGACGTTCTACAAGGCCGCCACGATGGCCGACGTCGACGTCGGTAACTACCCCTTCACGACCATCGACGCCAACCGGGGGGTGAGCCACGTCCGCACCCGCTGTCCCTGCCTGGACCTCGACGAGCGGTGCGGCAACGACGACTGCCACGACGGCAAGCGCTACGTCCCCGTCGAGTTGCTGGACGTGGCCGGTCTCGTCCCCGGCGCCCACGAGGGGAAGGGACTCGGCAACCAGTTCCTCGACGCGCTGTCGAACGCCGACGTCATTCTCAACGTCGTCGACGCCTCCGGCGGCACCAACGAGGAGGGCGAACCCGTCGAGGCCGGCTCCTACGACCCGGTCCAGGACGTCGAGTTCGTCGAGACGGAGATGGACCTGTGGCTGGCCTCCATCGTCGAGGACAACTGGGAGACCGTCGAGCGGGGTTCCCGCTCCCCGGAGTTCGACTTCGAGGACGCGCTGACCGACGTCCTCACCGGCGTCGGCGCCACCGAGTACGACGTGATGGCCGTCCTGCGGGAGATGGAGTACTCGACGGACCCGATGGCCTGGGACGACGCCGACCGCGAGGAACTCGCCCGGCGCATCCGGGAGCGGACCAAGCCCATCGTCGTCGTCGCCAACAAGGCGGACGTCGCGCCCGAGGGCAACGTCGAGCGACTCCGGGAGGCGGCCGACCGCGTCGTCGCCGCCACCGCGGAGGGCGAACTCGCGCTCCGGAAGGCCGTCGAGGCCGGCGTCGTCGACTACGACCCAGGCGACGAGGAGTTCGAAATCACGGGCGAACTCTCCGACGCGCAGACCAAGGGCCTCGAGCGCGTCCGCGAGGTGATGGTCGAGTTCGGCGGCACCGGCGTCCAGGCCGCCCTCGACGAGGCCGTCTACGACCTGCTGGACCGCATCACGGTGTACCCCGTCCAGAACGAGACCCGCTGGACCGACGGCCAGGGCAACGTCCTGCCCGATGCGTTCCTCCTGCGGAACGACGCCACGCCGCCCGACCTCGCGTTCGCCGTCCACTCCGACATCGGCGAGGGCTACCTCCACGCCGTCGACGCCCGCGACGGCCGCCGTGTCGGCGAGGACCACGACCTCTCCGAGGGCGACGTCATCAAGGTCGTCTCGACGGCGAACTAG
- a CDS encoding UbiA family prenyltransferase, producing the protein MAIARHGGGVRADVGALVSQVHPVFMLPPLAASAFGAVLADRLDAALLAIHLTAAFAALYTAHIKDGYVDFYRRGEDDDHPLSAVGCRVALAGATAVFFACLLAIGALVNAWAALLTLPGWVIGYLHAPQLDLNPVGATAGYPAGIAFALLGGYYVQATALTARVVAFAVVFFVVLSGIKTVDDAKDYEYDRSIGKRTVAVVLGPGRARRFAYGLMATGMVVVVALAGIGVFPPASAAAPVVFGVVAAFAWRAGEDDGLATKLLIRGSYLFLAVLVAAVWLG; encoded by the coding sequence ATGGCAATCGCACGCCACGGCGGCGGAGTCCGGGCGGACGTCGGGGCGCTGGTCTCGCAGGTCCACCCCGTGTTCATGCTGCCGCCGCTGGCCGCCTCGGCGTTCGGCGCGGTGCTGGCCGACCGACTCGACGCCGCGCTACTGGCCATCCACCTCACCGCCGCCTTCGCCGCCCTCTACACGGCCCACATCAAGGACGGCTACGTCGACTTCTACCGCCGCGGCGAGGACGACGACCACCCGCTGTCGGCCGTCGGCTGCCGGGTCGCGCTGGCCGGCGCCACAGCCGTCTTCTTCGCCTGCCTGCTCGCCATCGGCGCCCTCGTGAACGCGTGGGCCGCGCTGCTGACGCTTCCGGGGTGGGTCATCGGCTACCTCCACGCGCCCCAGCTGGACCTCAATCCGGTCGGGGCGACCGCCGGCTACCCCGCCGGCATCGCCTTCGCGCTCCTGGGCGGCTACTACGTCCAGGCGACCGCACTCACCGCCCGCGTCGTCGCCTTCGCCGTCGTCTTCTTCGTCGTCCTCAGCGGCATCAAGACCGTCGACGACGCCAAGGACTACGAGTACGACCGCTCCATCGGCAAGCGGACCGTCGCCGTCGTCCTCGGTCCCGGGCGGGCCCGCCGGTTCGCCTACGGCCTGATGGCCACCGGGATGGTCGTCGTGGTGGCGCTCGCGGGTATCGGGGTCTTCCCGCCGGCCAGCGCCGCCGCACCCGTCGTCTTCGGCGTCGTGGCGGCCTTCGCGTGGCGGGCCGGCGAGGACGACGGCCTGGCGACGAAACTGCTCATCCGGGGGTCGTATCTCTTTCTGGCGGTGCTGGTGGCGGCGGTGTGGCTCGGGTAG